In Chelonia mydas isolate rCheMyd1 chromosome 10, rCheMyd1.pri.v2, whole genome shotgun sequence, a single window of DNA contains:
- the LOC102937391 gene encoding cartilage intermediate layer protein 1 — MIAARGWILSLFLLDATAVLSEGERVLKQSVSRIQPRQKPLTPFVKDNLANHGEWTTWFNVDHPGGNGDHERLDAIRFYFRDKMCERPMGIEARTTDWVPAQKTGQVVHASLQEGFWCLNKEQPAGKTCLNYAVRFLCPTRSLLQDSKRFWSPWSKWSACSAECGKTGVQTRIRTCLAESHLDLHCNEVTEEGQLCIGHSCSECNLTCSMGRVNAECDACMCEDHVLHGMVSLADGAPAAEATVYVQSENLKLLTESDSNGGFRIPGVCPDGKNILKIKKARYATVTVPIPESTKKSSIIHVRLKRADKPYAVKNPVDKVRRIGQSVILCCKAVGNPAPDQYLWYHNGTLLDSSVHKYNSKLVLRNLNTDQAGEYFCKASNEAGSVKSQAAKLSVIASDEASCNPRPESYFIRLPHDCFQNATNSFYYDVGKCPASTCAGKIDKGLQCKDSVAYCCGVSKMEVREISCSGYTLPAKVAVECGCSVCTEIKMTVRGRATAADNGEPMRFGHIYIGNNRIGMTGYKGTFSVHIPADTERLVLTFVDRLQRFVNTTKVLPFNKKGGAVFHEIKLLRKKAPVTLVSSETNTIPLGDMEGDDPIAELEIPPNTFYRQNGELYTGKVKASVTFLDPRNMSTATAAQSDLNYINEEGDMLPLHTYGMFSMDFTDETATESLNAGKVRVHLDSTQVRIPEHLQQMKLWSLNPETGLWEEEGDLKPDQSTRHKREERIFLVGNMEIRERRLFNLDVPESRRCYIKVRAYRSERFLPSEQVEGAVISLINIEPASGYSSNPRAWGRFDSAVTGPNGACLPAFCDEQRPDAYSAYILASLGGEELEAVPSSPRINPNAVGVPQPYLNKLNYRRTDHVDPTIKKTAFSITVAKPSPSTAEESNGPIYANENLRECEQAHYSAAHFRFYRVEGDRYDYNTVPFNENDPMSWTEDYQGWWPNPMEYRACYMKVKINGPQEVNIRSRNMGGTHPYTVGKLYGIRDVRTIRDMEQSNLSTVCLEFKCSGMLYDQDRVDRTLVRIIPQGNCYRESVNSMLQEYLVNHLPLAVNNKSDEYTMLAPLDPLGHNYGIYTVTDQNPSIAKEIALGRCFDGTSDGTSRVMKSNVGIALTFNCAEKEVAQQSLFQSLRNSPRQSERTGIRRQQREICIGQANMRRVTQRRSSPRVQCTPTD, encoded by the exons ATGATCGCAGCAAGAggatggattctctctctctttcttctggaTGCCACAGCTGTTCTAAGTGAAG GTGAGAGGGTTCTGAAGCAATCCGTCAGCAGGATCCAGCCCAGACAGAAACCCCTCACTCCCTTTGTAAAGGACAACCTAGCAA ATCATGGGGAGTGGACCACATGGTTCAATGTTGATCATCCAGGTGGCAACGGGGATCACGAACGTTTAGACGCCATCAGGTTTTACTTCAGGGATAAGATGTGCGAGAGACCCATGGGAATTGAAGCACGAACCACAGACTGGGTTCCTGCCCAGAAGACAGGCCAAGTGGTCCACGCTAGCCTACAGGAGGGATTCTGGTGTTTGAATAAGGAGCAGCCTGCAGGAAAAACCTGTTTGAATTATGCCGTACGTTTCCTGTGTCCCACAA GGTCTTTGCTGCAAGATTCAAAAAGGTTTTGGTCTCCATGGTCGAAATGGAGTGCGTGCTCAGCAGAATGTGGCAAAACTGGTGTCCAGACCCGTATCAGAACCTGCCTGGCAGAGAGCCACTTGGATCTGCACTGTAATGAAGTGACTGAGGAAGGGCAACTCTGCATTGGACATTCTTGTTCAG agTGCAACCTCACTTGCTCCATGGGCCGCGTGAATGCTGAATGCGATGCCTGCATGTGTGAGGACCACGTACTGCATGGGATGGTCTCCCTTGCAGACGGAGCACCGGCTGCTGAAGCTACTGTCTACGTGCAGTCTGAGAATCTGAAATTGTTAACGGAGTCTGATAGCAACGGAGGGTTTAGGATTCCTGGAGTGTGCCCTGACGgcaaaaacattctgaaaataaaaaaggccaGATACGCCACTGTGACTGTCCCCATACCTGAAAGCACCAAGAAATCCTCAATAATCCACGTGCGTCTGAAAAGAGCAG ACAAGCCATACGCTGTAAAGAATCCAGTGGATAAAGTGAGGAGAATAGGGCAAAGCGTGATACTCTGCTGTAAAGCTGTGGGGAATCCAGCCCCTGATCAATATCTCTG GTACCACAATGGAACTCTGCTGGATTCCTCAGTGCACAAATATAATAGCAAGCTGGTGTTAAGGAACCTGAACACAGACCAGGCAGGAGAGTATTTCTGCAAGGCTAGCAACGAGGCAGGGTCTGTGAAATCCCAAGCTGCTAAACTTTCTGTAATAG CAAGCGATGAAGCTTCCTGCAATCCAAGACCTGAAAGCTACTTCATCAGACTCCCGCATGACTGTTTCCAAAACGCAACTAACTCCTTCTACTATGACGTTGGTAAATGTCCAGCAAGCACATGCGCCGGAAAGATAGATAAAGGACTCCAGTGCAAAGACAGCGTCGCTTACTGCTGTGGGGTCTCCAAAATGGAAGTGAGAGAGATATCGTGCAGTGGATACACCCTTCCCGCTAAAGTTGCTGTGGAATGTGGCTGTAGCGTGTGCACGGAGATCAAGATGACAGTCCGGGGGAGAGCCACAGCTGCAGATAATGGTGAACCAATGAGGTTTGGCCATATATACATAGGGAACAACAGAATCGGCATGACTGGCTACAAGGGAACCTTCTCCGTCCACATCCCAGCAGACACAGAGAGGCTGGTTCTTACTTTTGTCGACCGCCTACAAAGGTTTGTGAACACGACTAAAGTTTTGCCTTTCAACAAAAAGGGAGGTGCCGTGTTTCACGAGATCAAGTTACTACGAAAGAAAGCCCCCGTTACGTTAGTGTCCTCTGAAACCAACACGATTCCCTTAGGAGACATGGAAGGGGATGATCCGATAGCTGAACTAGAAATTCCTCCCAATACATTTTATAGGCAGAATGGTGAACTCTACACAGGCAAAGTGAAAGCCAGTGTTACGTTTCTGGACCCAAGAAATATGTCAACAGCTACGGCAGCACAAAGTGACCTGAACTACATAAATGAGGAAGGTGACATGCTCCCGCTGCACACATATGGCATGttttccatggacttcactgaCGAAACAGCCACCGAGTCTCTTAATGCAGGGAAGGTAAGGGTTCACCTCGACTCTACGCAGGTCAGGATACCAGAACACCTGCAGCAGATGAAGCTTTGGTCACTGAACCCAGAGACAGGATTATGGGAGGAAGAAGGGGACCTCAAACCTGACCAAAGCACACGTCACAAACGGGAGGAAAGAATTTTCTTGGTTGGGAACATGGagatcagagagaggaggctcttCAACCTGGATGTCCCAGAGAGCAGAAGGTGTTACATCAAGGTACGAGCTTACAGAAGTGAGAGATTTCTGCCAAGCGAACAAGTTGAGGGGGCTGTGATTTCCCTTATAAACATAGAGCCCGCATCAGGTTATTCATCCAACCCTAGAGCATGGGGACGCTTTGACAGCGCAGTCACTGGTCCCAACGGGGCTTGCTTACCAGCTTTCTGTGATGAGCAACGTCCAGATGCCTACTCAGCCTATATCCTGGCAAGCCTTGGAGGAGAAGAACTTGAAGCTGTGCCCTCTTCTCCCAGAATCAACCCTAACGCCGTTGGAGTCCCGCAGCCATATCTCAACAAGCTCAACTACAGGAGGACAGATCACGTGGATCCTACAATTAAGAAAACTGCCTTCAGTATCACGGTGGCCAAACCAAGTCCGAGCACTGCAGAAGAGAGCAATGGCCCCATCTATGCCAATGAAAACCTAAGAGAATGTGAGCAAGCACACTACAGTGCCGCTCATTTCAGATTTTATAGAGTAGAAGGAGACAGGTATGATTACAATACAGTTCCCTTCAATGAAAATGACCCAATGAGTTGGACTGAAGACTACCAGGGTTGGTGGCCCAACCCAATGGAGTATAGGGCATGCTATATGAAAGTAAAAATTAATGGACCCCAAGAGGTGAACATAAGATCTCGCAACATGGGTGGTACGCATCCGTACACAGTCGGCAAGCTTTACGGCATCAGAGATGTGCGCACCATTCGAGACATGGAGCAATCAAACCTTTCGACAGTGTGCCTGGAATTTAAGTGCAGTGGCATGCTGTATGACCAAGACCGCGTGGACCGTACACTGGTAAGAATAATTCCCCAAGGAAACTGCTATAGAGAAAGTGTTAATAGCATGCTCCAGGAATATCTAGTGAACCACCTCCCCCTTGCTGTAAATAATAAGTCAGATGAGTACACAATGTTGGCACCTCTTGACCCTCTTGGACATAATTATGGAATCTACACAGTCACTGACCAGAACCCTAGCATAGCCAAGGAAATAGCTCTGGGTAGATGTTTCGATGGCACGTCTGATGGTACTTCCCGAGTTATGAAGAGCAACGTAGGCATAGCATTAACTTTTAACTGTGCTGAAAAGGAGGTGGCGCAGCAAAGCTTATTCCAGTCTCTGCGGAATTCACCTCGGCAGAGTGAAAGAACTGGGATCAGAAGGCAACAAAGAGAAATCTGCATTGGCCAGGCCAATATGAGGAGAGTTACCCAACGCAGGAGTTCACCAAGAGTTCAGTGTACACCTACAGATTAG